ACTGCCGATCTTTTGGAGGGCAGCTTATTCCCAAACTCCAGCCTTCTATTTAAGAGGGAGGCGCTGAATTCTGCAGGCTTGTTTGATGAATCCTTGCATGCCGCTGAAGACTGGGATCTCTGTTTAAGAGTAGCCCGAAAAGGCTACAAATTTGATTATGTTCCGGAATATCTCGTCAAATATAGGGTGCACGGAGCAAGTATTTGTGATAATCATGAAAAGATGGAGAAGAACGATTTGAAGTTTATCGAAAAGGCTTTCTCAGGGCAGGCTGATACCGGCGAGTTACGGGGAAAAAAAGGACGAGCCTTATTTTCGGTTTATAATGAACATGCCTGGCACTATTTCGCAAAGAATGATATGGAAAACGGCTTACAAAGGCTTGTCAGGGCCATGGAGGTATATCCCGAAGGGTATAGCGACTATCAAAGCTTTTTTTATTTTGCGCACTGTATCATGCCTCGAGGCTATCGTGTAAATGAGGAGGTTTACAAGGAGGCGGATCATATCAAAAATATTTTTAACAATGCGCTTGATTACTTATTTGCGCGAAAGACGATAGAGTCACAAAAAGCAATAAGGGCGTCCAAGGATATGGCGCTCGGTTGGATATTCTATTTTGCCAGGGATATGAAAGAGGCAAGAAGCAGTTTTCTCAGAGCCTTCATATCGAGACCCTCTTATCTCTTAAAGCCGATCAACATCTTTACTTTATTGAAATCATTCTTAAGTGAAAATATTATCGGAAGCCTAAAGGGTTATAAAAATACCAAAAGCATCCTATATATCCTGGACATTTTTCCTGCAGTTTCCGAGACGTTTATTCTAAACGAGATATTGGAGCTGGAGCGTCGAGGATATGAAGTTGTTGTTTTTGCCAGGAGGAGAGAGGACTCTACTCCGCACGGAATTGCATGTAAATTAAAGGCAAAAGTAGTCTATCTGCCAGATGCGCACGGCGTTAAAAGTACAAGCCTTATTATTTCCCATATAAAGATGCTGTTTTTACATCCGATCAATTATACAAGGACCTTAAGGTTTGCCTTAAAACGAAGATATACAGGCCATCTATGGTTCTTTAAGGTTTCGTGCTATTACGCTGATATGGCAAGAAAATATAAATTTGCGCATATTCATTCGCACTTTGCGGCAGTCGCTTCCTGCTATGCGATGTATATATCAAAATTATTATGTAGGCATTTTACTTTCACTATCCACGGCTGGTATGACCTTTATGAAGGCCCGCCTGATGACCTAAGCGATAGGATCAATGAGGCCAAGAAAGTTATTACTATCTCTGAATATAACAAACGTTATCTGATAGAGAAATTTGACGCGATCCCCGGCAAGATAGAGGTGATACATTCTGGTATTGATCTTAGCTACTTTCCAAGGAATAGCTTACATAAAAAATATACAAAAATAGTTCTTTCTGTTGCCAGACTTCATCCGGATAAGGCGTTAGGTACGCTTATAAAAGCGTGCGGGCGCTTAAGCCAGAAAAGAAATGACTTTGATTGCTTGATCATAGGAGAAGGGGATGAGAGGCAGGGCTTGGAAAAGCTTATTAATGACAATCGGCTGAATAATCGTATATCGTTGGTAGGTGCGAAAAAATTAGAAGAAGTTCGGAGTATTTATAATAGCGCAAGCGTGTATGTTCTTCCCTCAAAACATGAAACGATGGGGGTCACTACGATGGAGGCTATGGCGTCGGGACTACCCGTCATTTCAAGTAATATCTACGGGATACCCGAGCTTGTAGACCACAATGTTAATGGCTTTTTGATACCACCCGGGGATGAT
This Candidatus Omnitrophota bacterium DNA region includes the following protein-coding sequences:
- a CDS encoding glycosyltransferase, with the translated sequence MKPLTEKKIEPCLVSIIIPTYNCGAYISSAIESVLSQIYPNVELIVVDDGSTDNTKEILRKYGNRIKYIYQQNKGQAAASNAGFKISTGTYVAFFDADDVLLNEKIASQVSLLDRNPDVGAAYCWYHFINKEGILLPQKGRVKKRGDITADLLEGSLFPNSSLLFKREALNSAGLFDESLHAAEDWDLCLRVARKGYKFDYVPEYLVKYRVHGASICDNHEKMEKNDLKFIEKAFSGQADTGELRGKKGRALFSVYNEHAWHYFAKNDMENGLQRLVRAMEVYPEGYSDYQSFFYFAHCIMPRGYRVNEEVYKEADHIKNIFNNALDYLFARKTIESQKAIRASKDMALGWIFYFARDMKEARSSFLRAFISRPSYLLKPINIFTLLKSFLSENIIGSLKGYKNTKSILYILDIFPAVSETFILNEILELERRGYEVVVFARRREDSTPHGIACKLKAKVVYLPDAHGVKSTSLIISHIKMLFLHPINYTRTLRFALKRRYTGHLWFFKVSCYYADMARKYKFAHIHSHFAAVASCYAMYISKLLCRHFTFTIHGWYDLYEGPPDDLSDRINEAKKVITISEYNKRYLIEKFDAIPGKIEVIHSGIDLSYFPRNSLHKKYTKIVLSVARLHPDKALGTLIKACGRLSQKRNDFDCLIIGEGDERQGLEKLINDNRLNNRISLVGAKKLEEVRSIYNSASVYVLPSKHETMGVTTMEAMASGLPVISSNIYGIPELVDHNVNGFLIPPGDDEQLADYLNELLDNENKRNAFGAMGRQKIEKYFNLETEVAKLAKAWLDGKD